ACCCTGTTCCCTGAATTGGACAGTCTAAGGCGCGAGGAGTTCAAAATCCTTTGTGCAAAAAAAGAACTGGAAGAGCTGGACAAAAATGGAGGTGTCCTCTATCCCCATCTTGAAGAAACTCTTAAGTATCTTTCAAATACATATAAGTTATTTGTAGTGAGCAACTGTCAGAGCGGGTATATCGAAATATTCCTTAAATACAGTAAGCTCAGCCAGTACTTTACCGGTCACGCATGCTATGGAACGAAAAGCCAGCCTAAAGCAGAAAATATTAAAGACGTGGTAAACGACTACGGGCTGAAAGCTCCTGTTTATGTAGGAGATACAAAAGGCGATTATGAATCAAGTAAAAAAGCCGGAGTGCCATTCATTTTTGCAGCCTACGGTTTCGGCAATGTTGAAGGAGATATTGTAGCTACAATCCGGAATTTTGCAGATCTAAAACTGTTGTTATGAAAGGGTTTTCATAACAACAGGCCGTTAGCCTTTGGTAGTTAGCAATTGTCTCCTTGTAAAGCGCTTTAAGCAACTTTCAACTTTCAACCCACAACCCGCAACCCACAACCCACAACCCACCCAATGACCCAACTTGATATATTAACAGAACTTTCAAAAGGCGATTACGAAGCCTTCCTTTACGACTGCGACGGAACGCTTGCGGATAACATGCAGGCGCACAAAGACACTTATGTAAAAGTGGCTGCAGACCATGGGATAGAAATAGATGCTGCCATTATCGACGAATTTGCAGGCCTTCCTATACCGCGGGTGATAGAAGAGATCAATAAAAGATACAACTGCGACTTCGATCCTCAAACCTTTGAGAAACTTAAGTACGATTTGTATTACAACGAATATATTCAGCATATAAAGCCGGTTCAGCATGTTGCCGACCATCTTTTAGCACATGCCGCAAAGGTAAAGATAGGAGTGGTTTCGGGCGGATCGCCTGAGGCTATCCGGAAAACGCTGGAAATATTGAACCTAAGCTCTCATGTTGAAGTTCTCGTGTGTGCAGGCGATACAGAACGGGGTAAACCTTTTCCCGATCCGTTCTTATTAGCTGCGGAAAAACTAGGAGTCCAACCATCGTCCTGCCTCGTATTTGAGGACGGAGAGGCTGG
The window above is part of the Arcticibacter tournemirensis genome. Proteins encoded here:
- a CDS encoding HAD family hydrolase, whose translation is MTQLDILTELSKGDYEAFLYDCDGTLADNMQAHKDTYVKVAADHGIEIDAAIIDEFAGLPIPRVIEEINKRYNCDFDPQTFEKLKYDLYYNEYIQHIKPVQHVADHLLAHAAKVKIGVVSGGSPEAIRKTLEILNLSSHVEVLVCAGDTERGKPFPDPFLLAAEKLGVQPSSCLVFEDGEAGVKAAEAAGMDWIRIDKITES
- a CDS encoding HAD family hydrolase, with protein sequence MKENLKNRFDGLIFDLDGTLWDSTISVAKAWQAAKEEVDYVNINITPEMVAGIAGMTYDAIYDTLFPELDSLRREEFKILCAKKELEELDKNGGVLYPHLEETLKYLSNTYKLFVVSNCQSGYIEIFLKYSKLSQYFTGHACYGTKSQPKAENIKDVVNDYGLKAPVYVGDTKGDYESSKKAGVPFIFAAYGFGNVEGDIVATIRNFADLKLLL